In the genome of Pelagibacterium nitratireducens, one region contains:
- the betA gene encoding choline dehydrogenase, with protein sequence MRADFVIIGSGSAGSAMAHRLSEDGKHKVIVLEYGGTDIGPLIQMPGALSYPMSMSRYDWGFKSEPEPGLGGRRLATPRGKVIGGSSSINGMVYVRGHARDFDHWAEAGAAGWSFADVLPYFKRMEHWHAGGHGGDPDWRGKDGPLHVTRGRRDNPLFKTFVEAGKQAGFETTDDYNGQKQEGFGPMEQTVWKGRRWSAANAYLKPALKRDNLELVRCFARKVVIENGRAVGVEIERGGKIETVFADREVIVSASAINSPKLLMLSGIGPSAHLKQHGIDVVADRPGVGQNLQDHLELYIQQACTQPITLFKHWNLLGKALVGAQWLFFKTGPGASNQFESAAFVRSRAGVEYPDIQYHFLPIAVRYDGQAAAEGHGFQAHVGPMRSKSRGSVTLNSADPGEAPKIFFNYMSDPQDWADFRHCIRLTREIFAQPAFDPYRGKEILPGETVQSDDALDAHIRDHAESAYHPCGTCRMGQADDPMAVVDPHCKVIGVEGLRVADSSVFPRITNGNLNAPSIMVGEKASDHILGKPALAPENGEPWISPLWDESDR encoded by the coding sequence ATGCGTGCAGATTTCGTCATTATCGGCTCGGGCTCGGCCGGTTCGGCCATGGCACACCGCCTCAGCGAGGACGGCAAGCACAAGGTCATCGTGCTCGAATATGGCGGCACCGATATCGGGCCGCTCATCCAGATGCCCGGCGCCTTGAGCTACCCCATGAGCATGTCGCGCTACGACTGGGGGTTCAAATCCGAACCCGAGCCCGGCCTGGGTGGACGCCGGCTGGCGACGCCGCGTGGCAAGGTGATCGGCGGTTCGTCCTCGATCAACGGCATGGTCTATGTGCGCGGCCATGCACGCGATTTCGACCATTGGGCCGAAGCCGGAGCAGCCGGCTGGAGCTTTGCCGATGTACTGCCCTACTTCAAGCGCATGGAGCATTGGCATGCGGGGGGGCACGGCGGTGATCCCGACTGGCGCGGCAAGGACGGACCGCTCCACGTCACGCGCGGCCGGCGCGACAACCCCCTGTTCAAAACCTTCGTCGAAGCCGGCAAGCAGGCCGGGTTCGAAACAACCGACGACTATAACGGGCAAAAGCAGGAAGGCTTTGGCCCCATGGAACAGACGGTCTGGAAAGGCCGACGCTGGTCGGCGGCCAATGCCTACCTCAAACCCGCCCTCAAGCGCGACAATCTCGAACTCGTGCGCTGCTTTGCCCGCAAGGTAGTGATCGAGAATGGCCGCGCCGTTGGCGTCGAGATCGAGCGGGGCGGCAAGATCGAGACTGTCTTTGCCGACCGGGAGGTGATCGTTTCCGCTTCGGCAATCAACTCGCCCAAACTGCTCATGCTTTCCGGCATCGGCCCCTCCGCCCATCTCAAACAGCATGGCATCGATGTCGTCGCCGATCGGCCCGGCGTCGGCCAGAACCTGCAGGACCACCTCGAACTCTATATCCAACAGGCCTGCACTCAGCCCATAACGCTCTTCAAGCACTGGAACCTGCTGGGCAAGGCGCTTGTCGGCGCGCAATGGCTGTTCTTCAAGACTGGCCCCGGTGCCTCCAACCAGTTCGAAAGTGCTGCCTTCGTGCGTTCACGGGCCGGCGTCGAATACCCCGATATCCAGTACCATTTCCTACCCATCGCCGTGCGCTATGACGGCCAGGCTGCCGCCGAAGGTCACGGGTTTCAGGCTCATGTCGGGCCGATGCGCTCGAAATCGCGAGGCTCTGTGACGCTCAACTCGGCCGATCCGGGCGAGGCCCCAAAAATCTTTTTCAACTACATGTCCGATCCCCAGGATTGGGCGGATTTCCGGCACTGCATCCGGCTGACCCGCGAGATTTTCGCTCAGCCTGCCTTCGATCCCTATCGCGGCAAGGAAATCCTGCCCGGTGAAACCGTCCAGTCCGATGATGCGCTGGACGCCCATATCCGCGATCATGCCGAAAGCGCCTACCACCCCTGCGGCACCTGCAGGATGGGCCAGGCCGACGATCCCATGGCCGTGGTCGATCCGCACTGCAAGGTGATCGGAGTCGAAGGCCTGCGTGTCGCCGATTCCTCGGTCTTTCCGCGCATCACCAACGGCAATCTCAACGCACCCTCGATCATGGTCGGCGAAAAAGCGTCCGACCATATTCTGGGCAAGCCCGCGCTTGCGCCGGAAAATGGCGAGCCATGGATCAGTCCGCTTTGGGACGAGAGTGACAGGTAA
- the choX gene encoding choline ABC transporter substrate-binding protein — MIKHAATLTSALALSLVSSAAFAQAQCTSVSFSDVGWTDITTTTSATKQVLEALGYDVNVRVLSVPVTFASLESDDVDVFLGNWMPSQQAAIQPYLDSGEIESVSANLEGTKYNLAVPTYTYEKGLQTYDDIADFAEELDSTIYGIEPGNEANTYLVGLIEEGAHGLGDFEVRESSEQGMLLEVGRAVERDEDIVFLGWEPHPMNSNFDMSYVEGGEEFFGGEGNVYTVTRTGFVEECPNLGTFLENLSFTLPMENQIMGMILDEGMDPDAATMEWMQNNPDLALSWLDGVTTVDGGDAEAAVREALDL, encoded by the coding sequence ATGATCAAACACGCCGCTACGCTGACCAGCGCGCTCGCGCTTTCGCTGGTCTCGAGCGCTGCGTTCGCTCAGGCTCAGTGCACATCGGTCTCGTTTTCGGATGTCGGCTGGACCGACATCACCACCACGACCTCGGCCACAAAGCAGGTGCTCGAAGCGCTTGGATATGACGTCAACGTCCGCGTTCTCTCGGTTCCGGTAACCTTTGCTTCGCTCGAGAGCGACGACGTCGACGTGTTTCTGGGCAACTGGATGCCCAGCCAGCAGGCCGCTATCCAGCCCTATCTCGACAGCGGTGAAATCGAATCCGTGTCGGCCAATCTCGAGGGCACGAAATACAATCTGGCAGTCCCCACCTACACCTATGAAAAGGGCCTGCAGACCTATGACGACATCGCAGATTTTGCTGAAGAGCTCGATTCGACGATCTACGGCATCGAGCCGGGCAATGAAGCCAACACCTATCTGGTTGGCCTGATCGAGGAAGGCGCCCACGGTCTTGGCGATTTCGAAGTTCGCGAAAGCTCCGAACAGGGCATGCTCCTGGAGGTCGGGAGGGCCGTCGAGCGTGACGAGGACATCGTGTTCCTTGGCTGGGAGCCGCACCCGATGAATTCCAATTTCGACATGAGCTATGTCGAGGGCGGTGAAGAGTTCTTCGGCGGCGAGGGCAACGTCTATACCGTCACCCGCACCGGATTTGTCGAAGAATGCCCGAACCTTGGCACCTTCCTTGAAAACCTCAGCTTCACGCTGCCTATGGAAAACCAGATCATGGGGATGATCCTCGACGAGGGCATGGATCCTGACGCGGCCACCATGGAGTGGATGCAGAACAATCCCGACCTGGCGCTGAGCTGGCTCGATGGCGTGACCACCGTCGACGGTGGCGATGCCGAGGCCGCGGTGCGCGAAGCGCTCGACCTTTAA
- the betC gene encoding choline-sulfatase, whose product MVDQLNGTLFPDGPADWLHTPNLKALAQRSVRFANTYTASPLCAPGRASYMSGQLPRGTRVYDNAAEFASDIPTYAHHLRRAGYRTALSGKMHFVGPDQLHGFEERLTTDIYPADFGWTPDYRKPGERIDWWYHNLGSVTGAGVAEISNQLEYDDDVAFQAVAKLYDNARGNDDRPWMLTASFTHPHDPYVARRKYWDLYEDCAHLDPKVPAIPYDDLDPHSQRIFDANDWRSFDIGTDDIRKSRRAYYANISYLDDKIGNILEVLDATGQTENTIIVFVSDHGDMLGEKGLWFKMSFFEGSSRVPLMVAAPGLEPRRVDTAVSTLDVTPTLADLVGIELGEVTPWTDGETLMPLARGGVRTTPVRMEYAAEASYAPLVGIVEGRWKFISCVLDPDLLFDLETDPHELTNLASDPRHAETLACLKSMASEFWDLKAFDAEIRQSQARRHVVYDALRNGTYFPWDFEPLQRASERYMRNHMDLNHLEDSKRFPRGEQ is encoded by the coding sequence ATGGTCGACCAGCTCAACGGGACCCTGTTTCCCGACGGCCCGGCCGACTGGCTGCATACGCCCAATCTCAAGGCACTGGCGCAACGCTCGGTGCGGTTTGCCAACACCTATACCGCGTCGCCTTTGTGCGCACCGGGCCGGGCGAGCTACATGTCGGGGCAGTTGCCGCGCGGCACGCGCGTTTACGACAACGCAGCCGAGTTCGCGTCCGACATCCCCACCTACGCCCATCACCTGCGGCGCGCCGGGTACCGCACGGCGCTCTCGGGCAAGATGCATTTCGTCGGTCCCGACCAGCTCCACGGGTTCGAGGAGCGCCTGACGACCGACATCTATCCCGCCGATTTCGGCTGGACGCCCGACTATCGCAAACCCGGCGAGCGCATCGACTGGTGGTATCACAATCTGGGCTCGGTGACGGGCGCCGGGGTGGCCGAGATTTCCAACCAGCTCGAATATGACGACGATGTTGCCTTCCAGGCCGTCGCCAAGCTATACGATAATGCGCGGGGCAATGACGATCGTCCCTGGATGCTGACCGCCAGCTTCACCCATCCGCACGACCCCTATGTCGCCCGGCGCAAATACTGGGATCTCTACGAGGACTGCGCCCATCTTGACCCCAAGGTGCCCGCCATTCCCTATGACGACCTCGACCCGCATTCGCAGCGGATCTTTGACGCCAATGATTGGCGATCGTTCGACATCGGGACCGACGACATCCGCAAATCGCGGCGCGCCTATTATGCCAATATCTCCTATCTCGACGACAAGATCGGCAACATTCTCGAGGTGCTGGACGCGACCGGCCAGACCGAAAACACCATCATCGTTTTTGTCTCCGACCATGGCGACATGCTTGGCGAAAAGGGCTTGTGGTTCAAGATGAGCTTTTTCGAAGGGTCCTCGCGCGTTCCGCTGATGGTTGCGGCGCCGGGCCTCGAGCCCCGCCGCGTCGATACGGCTGTCTCCACCCTCGACGTCACCCCAACCCTAGCCGATCTCGTCGGTATCGAACTGGGCGAAGTGACCCCGTGGACCGACGGCGAAACGCTCATGCCACTGGCGCGGGGCGGCGTCCGCACGACCCCGGTCCGCATGGAATACGCCGCAGAGGCGTCCTATGCCCCGCTCGTCGGCATCGTCGAGGGCCGCTGGAAATTCATAAGCTGCGTGCTCGATCCCGATCTGCTGTTCGACCTCGAAACCGATCCGCACGAACTCACCAATCTCGCATCGGACCCCCGGCACGCGGAAACCTTGGCGTGCCTGAAATCCATGGCGTCCGAATTCTGGGACCTCAAAGCCTTCGACGCCGAGATCCGCCAGAGCCAGGCACGGCGGCACGTTGTCTATGACGCGCTGCGCAACGGCACATACTTCCCGTGGGATTTCGAACCGCTCCAGCGCGCTTCGGAGCGCTACATGCGCAATCACATGGACCTCAACCACCTCGAAGACTCCAAACGCTTTCCCCGAGGCGAACAATGA
- the choW gene encoding choline ABC transporter permease subunit — protein sequence MEWLTENKIPVGAWASNFFNWIRDNLSGVIDGLAEGAEWLIEALLWLLQTPHPLVIGALFVGLTWVLQRNWKTCLLVALGFLFVLNQGYWEEMTESLTLVLSACIVCMAVGVPIGIAAAHRPGLYRVLQPILDLMQTLPPFVYLIPAIVFFGIGMVPGLFATVIFVLPAPIRLTYLGVSSTPTPLLEAAEAFGGTGGQKLIKVELPYALPQIMAGLNQTIMLSLSMVVVAALVGADGLGVPVVRALNQVNPALGFESGFIIVVVAIILDRMLRIGQDNKQ from the coding sequence TTGGAATGGCTGACTGAGAACAAGATTCCTGTCGGAGCCTGGGCAAGCAATTTCTTCAACTGGATTCGGGACAATCTCTCCGGGGTCATCGACGGGCTGGCCGAGGGCGCCGAGTGGCTGATCGAAGCGCTTCTGTGGCTGTTGCAGACGCCCCATCCCCTCGTCATCGGCGCGCTTTTCGTGGGCCTGACCTGGGTGTTGCAGCGCAACTGGAAGACGTGCCTGCTCGTCGCGCTCGGCTTTCTCTTCGTGCTCAACCAGGGCTATTGGGAGGAAATGACCGAGAGCCTGACCCTGGTCCTGAGCGCGTGTATCGTGTGCATGGCCGTGGGCGTGCCGATCGGGATTGCCGCCGCGCATCGTCCGGGGCTCTACCGGGTGCTACAGCCAATTCTCGATCTGATGCAGACGCTGCCTCCCTTCGTTTATCTCATCCCCGCCATCGTGTTTTTTGGCATCGGCATGGTGCCGGGCCTGTTTGCAACTGTCATCTTTGTTTTGCCCGCCCCTATCCGGCTGACCTATCTGGGTGTCTCCTCGACCCCGACCCCGTTGCTCGAGGCGGCCGAAGCGTTTGGCGGCACTGGCGGACAGAAGCTGATAAAGGTCGAACTACCCTACGCGCTGCCCCAGATCATGGCGGGGCTCAACCAGACCATCATGCTTTCGCTGTCCATGGTGGTGGTGGCCGCGCTGGTCGGTGCCGACGGCCTCGGGGTGCCCGTGGTGCGCGCACTCAATCAGGTCAACCCGGCGCTGGGCTTTGAGAGCGGCTTTATCATCGTGGTCGTGGCGATCATTCTCGATCGCATGCTGCGGATCGGACAGGACAACAAGCAATGA
- the betB gene encoding betaine-aldehyde dehydrogenase, with product MNAQPKASHFIDGAYVEDNAGRPIDCIFPATGEVIATLHSATPAIIDKALESAHRAQKQWATLTPVARGRVLRRAADIITARNQELSELETLDTGKPIQETLVADATSGAEALEFFGGIAPTINGEAIPLGDDFAYTRREPLGVCVGIGAWNYPTQIAAWKAAPALACGNAMVFKPSELTPLCALKLAEIFVEAGAPAGLFNVIQGYGDVGAALATDPRTAKVSLTGSVPTGRKVYAAAAEGIRHVTMELGGKSPLIVFEDADIENAVSAAINANFYSSGQICSNGTRVFVHEAVHDQFVARLTERTARAVIGDPRDEATQIGPLVSAAQRDRVLSYIEIGKAEGARLEFGGSVPRDFAAAGFYVEPTLFTGVTDDMRIAREEIFGPVLSVLSFASEDEVIARANGSDFGLAAGVFTKDITRAHRTVAALEAGTCWINTYNLTPVEMPFGGVKHSGVGRENARAAIEHYSQIKSVYVAMGDVEAAF from the coding sequence ATCAACGCTCAGCCCAAAGCCAGCCATTTTATCGACGGCGCCTATGTCGAAGACAATGCCGGCCGGCCCATCGACTGCATCTTTCCGGCGACCGGCGAGGTGATCGCCACGCTCCATTCGGCAACGCCCGCCATCATCGACAAGGCTCTCGAGTCCGCCCATCGCGCTCAAAAGCAATGGGCCACCCTCACGCCCGTGGCGCGCGGCCGCGTCCTGCGCCGCGCCGCCGACATCATCACGGCGCGCAATCAGGAACTGAGCGAACTCGAAACCCTCGACACCGGCAAACCGATCCAGGAAACCCTGGTCGCCGATGCCACTTCGGGCGCGGAAGCTCTGGAATTTTTCGGCGGCATTGCACCGACGATCAATGGCGAAGCCATCCCTCTGGGCGATGATTTCGCCTATACCCGCCGCGAACCGCTCGGCGTCTGCGTCGGCATCGGCGCCTGGAACTACCCCACCCAGATCGCCGCCTGGAAGGCCGCCCCCGCACTGGCCTGCGGCAATGCCATGGTGTTCAAACCCTCCGAACTCACCCCGCTGTGTGCGCTGAAGCTGGCCGAAATCTTCGTCGAAGCCGGCGCGCCCGCGGGCCTGTTCAATGTCATCCAGGGCTATGGCGATGTCGGCGCGGCTCTCGCCACTGACCCGCGCACCGCCAAGGTGTCGCTCACCGGCTCGGTCCCCACCGGACGCAAAGTTTATGCAGCAGCAGCCGAAGGCATACGCCACGTAACGATGGAGCTGGGCGGCAAGTCGCCCCTCATCGTGTTCGAGGATGCCGATATCGAAAACGCCGTCAGCGCGGCGATCAACGCCAATTTCTATTCCAGCGGCCAGATCTGCTCGAACGGCACGCGCGTATTTGTCCATGAGGCGGTTCACGACCAGTTCGTGGCCCGCCTTACCGAACGCACTGCCAGGGCGGTGATCGGGGATCCGCGAGACGAAGCGACTCAGATCGGACCTCTCGTCTCCGCCGCCCAGCGCGACAGGGTTCTTTCCTATATCGAGATCGGCAAAGCCGAGGGCGCCCGACTCGAATTCGGCGGCAGCGTGCCGCGGGACTTCGCCGCCGCCGGGTTCTATGTCGAACCGACCCTCTTCACCGGCGTCACCGACGACATGCGCATCGCGCGCGAGGAGATTTTCGGGCCGGTGCTCTCGGTTCTCTCGTTTGCCAGCGAAGACGAAGTGATCGCACGCGCCAATGGCAGCGATTTCGGTCTGGCGGCAGGTGTGTTCACAAAAGACATCACCCGCGCCCATCGTACCGTCGCCGCGCTCGAAGCGGGAACATGCTGGATCAACACCTACAATCTCACGCCGGTGGAAATGCCCTTTGGCGGCGTCAAACATTCGGGCGTGGGCCGCGAAAACGCGCGCGCGGCTATCGAGCACTATTCGCAGATCAAGTCGGTCTATGTCGCCATGGGCGACGTCGAAGCCGCGTTCTGA
- a CDS encoding IS3 family transposase (programmed frameshift): protein MSKRKQHSPEFKAKVALEALKGEETVSELASRFGIHPTMIHQWKRALLEGASGVFERGGRKRPEIDDEQVKDLHAKIGELAVANDFLSRKLALGREVRRGMIEPDHPVLSIGKQCTLLSIARSSFYYTPKGETEINLALMRRIDGQFLETPFFGVRQMTWHLRNEGHVINEKRVRRLMRLMGLMPIYQKPNTSRPAKGHKIWPYLLKGLRVERPNQAWAADITYLPMRRGFLYLVAIMDWHTRKVLAWRISNTLEADFCIEALNEAVHKFGPPEIMNTDQGSQFTSFAWTDRLRRMGVRISMDGKGRFLDNIFVERLWRTLKYECVYLHAWETGSQARAGVREWVDFYNNRRPHSALGGKPPAVIYWQRIDQNQPDQQVQRVA, encoded by the exons ATGTCGAAACGCAAGCAGCATTCGCCCGAGTTCAAGGCGAAGGTCGCCCTGGAAGCATTGAAGGGCGAAGAGACGGTATCGGAATTGGCGAGCCGGTTCGGAATTCACCCCACGATGATCCACCAATGGAAACGGGCGTTGCTCGAAGGGGCATCGGGTGTGTTCGAGCGCGGCGGGCGCAAAAGGCCTGAGATTGACGATGAACAGGTCAAGGATCTGCATGCCAAGATCGGAGAGCTGGCCGTCGCCAACGATTTTTTGTCCAGAAAGCTC GCCTTGGGGCGGGAAGTGAGGCGAGGGATGATAGAACCTGATCACCCCGTGCTCTCAATTGGCAAACAGTGCACGCTGCTGTCGATCGCGCGCTCTTCGTTCTACTACACGCCGAAAGGCGAGACCGAGATCAACCTTGCCCTGATGCGCAGGATCGATGGGCAATTCCTGGAGACGCCCTTCTTCGGAGTCCGGCAGATGACCTGGCACCTGCGCAATGAAGGTCACGTGATAAACGAGAAGCGCGTGCGTCGGCTGATGCGGCTCATGGGCCTGATGCCGATTTATCAGAAGCCCAATACCTCGAGACCAGCCAAGGGGCACAAGATCTGGCCCTATCTTCTGAAGGGGTTGAGGGTGGAGCGCCCGAACCAGGCCTGGGCTGCGGATATCACGTATTTACCGATGCGCCGGGGCTTTCTCTACCTGGTGGCCATCATGGACTGGCACACCCGCAAGGTCTTGGCATGGCGCATCTCGAACACGCTGGAGGCAGACTTCTGCATCGAGGCGTTGAACGAGGCGGTCCACAAGTTCGGTCCGCCCGAGATCATGAACACCGATCAGGGGAGCCAGTTCACGTCCTTTGCCTGGACCGATCGGTTGCGACGAATGGGGGTGCGCATCTCCATGGATGGCAAGGGCCGGTTCCTCGACAACATCTTTGTCGAGCGGCTCTGGAGAACCCTCAAATACGAATGCGTCTACCTGCACGCCTGGGAGACCGGGTCACAGGCCCGCGCCGGCGTCCGCGAATGGGTGGACTTCTATAATAACCGACGCCCTCATTCCGCCCTTGGCGGAAAACCGCCTGCCGTGATCTATTGGCAGCGCATTGACCAAAACCAACCCGACCAGCAGGTGCAACGAGTAGCTTAA
- a CDS encoding MarR family winged helix-turn-helix transcriptional regulator yields MAGKAPQNIKLPFEQSVGYQARLTHRLIQRLLHQKIAPYGVTPGMWYFLRALWHKDGQTQRELSLLVGTMEPTTLSAIRTMEASGLVQRKRNDEDRRKINVFLTGRGRELENILMPLAKEVVDASVEDFSINERGLLLQYLKSIQNNILKHLDEDVHLG; encoded by the coding sequence GTGGCTGGCAAAGCACCTCAAAACATCAAATTGCCTTTCGAGCAAAGTGTCGGCTACCAAGCTCGCCTTACTCATCGGCTTATACAGCGGCTCCTCCACCAGAAGATTGCGCCGTATGGGGTAACACCCGGCATGTGGTATTTTCTACGCGCCTTGTGGCACAAGGACGGGCAAACTCAGCGAGAATTGTCCCTTTTGGTCGGCACTATGGAGCCGACGACATTGAGCGCAATCAGAACGATGGAAGCTTCTGGATTAGTTCAGAGAAAGCGAAACGACGAGGACCGACGAAAAATAAATGTCTTTTTGACCGGTCGCGGACGCGAGTTGGAAAATATCCTTATGCCACTTGCGAAGGAGGTCGTAGATGCATCTGTTGAAGATTTCTCCATCAATGAACGTGGTCTCTTGCTTCAATATTTGAAATCAATTCAAAATAATATTTTGAAGCACCTCGACGAAGACGTCCATCTGGGTTAA
- the betI gene encoding transcriptional regulator BetI, which produces MASKGMPILRRKALISATIAEIGEAGTLDVTVSQIAKRAGMSSALAHHYFGSKDKIFLAAMRHVLETFRLSVAQRLETAKGPRERIDAIIDASFEESQFEREIVAAWLAFYVRALQSKDTRRLLQVYARRLHSNLVFNLRQLFDDATAQAVAQGLASLIDGFYIRHALQDDVPDRGATRDMVRDYLDLWLERKGRT; this is translated from the coding sequence ATGGCCAGCAAAGGCATGCCGATCCTGCGCAGAAAGGCTTTGATTTCGGCAACGATTGCCGAGATTGGAGAGGCCGGAACGCTCGACGTTACTGTCAGCCAGATTGCAAAACGTGCAGGAATGTCTTCGGCCCTGGCGCACCATTACTTTGGTTCCAAGGATAAAATCTTTCTCGCCGCCATGCGCCATGTATTGGAGACTTTCCGGCTTTCGGTCGCCCAACGGCTGGAAACCGCAAAAGGTCCCCGGGAGCGGATCGATGCGATCATCGATGCGAGTTTCGAGGAGAGCCAGTTCGAGCGCGAGATCGTCGCGGCCTGGCTGGCCTTTTACGTGCGCGCCCTGCAATCGAAGGACACCCGCCGCCTGCTGCAGGTCTATGCCCGCCGGCTGCATTCGAACCTGGTTTTCAACCTGCGCCAACTGTTCGACGATGCGACCGCGCAGGCAGTAGCGCAGGGCCTGGCCTCCCTGATCGACGGCTTTTATATCCGCCACGCGCTCCAGGACGACGTTCCGGACCGTGGCGCCACCCGCGACATGGTCCGGGACTATCTCGACCTCTGGCTCGAACGGAAAGGACGCACTTGA